A single genomic interval of Pyrus communis chromosome 5, drPyrComm1.1, whole genome shotgun sequence harbors:
- the LOC137735164 gene encoding leucine-rich repeat receptor-like protein kinase TDR, with protein sequence MKVPSFSSSFPLSLILFFSLQTSITLCSSSSSSSLSFQLIALLSLKSSLKDPFSSFHDWVLPNFQQNGGVSGWCSWSGVKCHPNTSQVVALDLSRRNLSGQIPPQIRQLSSLIYLNLSGNAFDGPLPPAIFELGNLRILDISHNDFKSDFPPGVSKLKFLRIFTAYSNSFTGPLPREFIRLRYLERLNLGGSYFDGEIPEGYGSFPRLKFLYLAGNALNGSIPPQLGFLSELTRMEIGYNEYSGGFPAQLAMLSNLTYLDVSNAFLSGALPPELGNLTMLDTLLLFKNRFSGFIPATLGRLQGLKTFDLSDNQLSGSIPPEIVTLKGLTNISLMNNFLVGEIPEKMGELPNLENLLLWNNSLKGVLPQSLGFSGKLLRVDVSSNSLTGPIPPNLCNGNKLQKLILFSNRFTDPLPKTLANCNSLLRLRIQDNQINGSVPTGFGLLPNLTYVDLSVNNFTGAIPEDLGNAEELSYLNISLNPLHSVLPSNIWRAPNLQIFSASSGHLTGKIPDFIGCKSLYKIELQRNDFNGSIPWDIGHCEKLLSLNLSRNSLTGIIPWEISALPSITDLDLSRNFLSGTIPSNFENCSTLESFNVSFNLLTGPIPSGSIFLNLHPTSFLGNEGLCGGALGKSCDTLSAGAVDVRGHEEPKKTAGAIVWIMAAAFGIGLFVLVAGTRCFHANYSRQMDESQQIGPWKLTAFQRLNFTADDVLECLEMSNKIIGMGSTGTVYRAEMPGGEIIAVKKLWGKQKENSSIVIRRRRGVLAEVEVLGNVRHRNIVRLLGCCCNRDITMLLYEYMPNGNLDDLLHGKNKAQNLGADWVTRYKIALGVAQGICYLHHDCDPVIVHRDLKPSNILLDSEMEARVADFGVAKLIQSDESMSVIAGSYGYIAPEYAYTLQVDEKSDIYSYGVVLMEILSGKRSVDAEFGDGNSIVHWVRSKIKMKDGINDVLDKNAGAGCEPVREEMMQMLRIALLCTSQNPADRPSMRDVVLMLLEAKPKRKLLASVGHGHNGSGCAEYHDIPLPQKPAAEC encoded by the exons ATGAAAGTTCCTTCCTTTTCCTcctccttccctctctctctcatcctcttcttctctctccagACCTCCATAACTCTCtgctcttcttcctcttcttcttctctctctttccagCTGATTGCTCTGCTCTCTCTCAAGTCCTCCCTCAAAGACCCTTTCTCCTCCTTCCACGACTGGGTTCTCCCCAATTTCCAACAAAACGGCGGCGTCTCCGGTTGGTGTTCGTGGTCCGGCGTTAAATGCCACCCCAACACCTCCCAAGTCGTCGCCCTCGACCTCTCACGCCGCAACCTCTCCGGCCAAATCCCACCTCAAATCCGCCAACTTTCTTCCCTAATCTACCTCAATTTGAGCGGCAACGCCTTCGACGGCCCTCTCCCTCCCGCCATTTTCGAGCTCGGCAACTTAAGGATCCTCGACATCAGCCACAACGACTTTAAGTCGGATTTCCCGCCTGGGGTTTCAAAGCTCAAGTTTTTAAGAATCTTCACCGCTTACAGCAACAGCTTCACCGGCCCATTGCCTCGGGAATTCATCAGACTCCGGTATCTCGAGCGGCTCAACCTTGGCGGAAGCTACTTCGACGGCGAAATCCCGGAAGGGTACGGAAGTTTCCCGAGATTGAAATTCCTTTACCTCGCCGGAAATGCACTTAACGGTTCAATTCCACCGCAATTGGGCTTCTTATCGGAGCTGACCCGGATGGAGATCGGGTACAACGAGTATTCAGGTGGGTTTCCTGCACAACTCGCAATGCTGTCAAATCTCACGTACTTGGACGTCTCCAACGCCTTTCTCTCCGGCGCTCTCCCGCCGGAGCTCGGCAACTTAACCATGCTCGACACATTGCTGCTCTTCAAGAACCGATTTTCGGGATTTATTCCGGCAACTCTAGGCCGCTTACAGGGTCTGAAGACTTTCGATTTGTCGGATAATCAGCTCTCCGGCTCAATCCCACCGGAAATTGTAACGTTGAAAGGGCTGACCAATATAAGCCTGATGAACAACTTTCTCGTCGGAGAAATCCCGGAAAAAATGGGAGAGCTGCCCAACTTGGAAAACCTCCTCCTCTGGAACAATTCACTGAAGGGTGTCCTCCCCCAGAGCTTAGGATTCAGTGGGAAGCTCCTGCGAGTCGACGTTTCCTCCAATTCTCTCACCGGACCGATCCCGCCAAATCTCTGCAATGGCAACAAGCTCCAAAAGCTCATACTTTTCTCCAACAGGTTCACCGACCCACTTCCCAAAACGTTAGCAAACTGCAATTCTCTTTTACGACTCCGAATCCAGGATAACCAAATCAATGGGTCGGTTCCGACGGGTTTCGGGTTGTTACCCAATTTGACCTACGTCGATTTGAGTGTCAACAATTTCACCGGCGCGATACCTGAAGATCTCGGCAATGCCGAAGAGCTCAGTTACTTGAACATTTCGCTGAACCCACTTCACTCAGTCCTTCCGTCGAACATCTGGCGCGCACCAAATCTCCAGATCTTCTCCGCCAGTTCCGGCCACCTCACCGGTAAAATCCCCGACTTCATCGGCTGCAAAAGCCTGTACAAGATTGAACTCCAACGTAACGACTTTAACGGCTCGATCCCGTGGGACATCGGGCACTGCGAGAAGCTTCTCAGCTTGAATCTGAGCCGCAATTCTCTCACCGGCATTATCCCATGGGAAATCTCCGCTTTGCCCTCCATTACCGACCTCGACCTCTCCCGTAATTTTCTCTCCGGTACGATTCCGTCCAACTTCGAGAACTGTAGCACGCTGGAGAGCTTCAACGTTTCGTTTAATTTGTTGACCGGTCCGATCCCGTCCGGTTCGATTTTCCTGAATCTCCATCCGACGTCGTTTTTGGGGAATGAAGGATTATGTGGCGGCGCTCTGGGGAAGTCCTGTGACACGTTGTCAGCCGGAGCCGTGGACGTTCGCGGCCACGAGGAGCCGAAGAAGACGGCAGGCGCGATAGTATGGATTATGGCGGCTGCTTTCGGTATCGGGCTTTTTGTTCTCGTCGCTGGGACCCGCTGCTTCCACGCGAATTACAGCCGTCAGATGGACGAGAGTCAGCAGATCGGACCGTGGAAATTAACCGCTTTCCAGCGGTTAAATTTCACGGCGGATGACGTGTTGGAGTGCCTGGAGATGAGTAATAAGATTATAGGGATGGGGTCCACGGGGACGGTTTATAGAGCTGAGATGCCAGGTGGCGAGATCATAGCGGTGAAGAAACTGTGGGGGAAACAGAAGGAGAACAGTAGTATTGTGATCCGACGGCGAAGAGGAGTTCTGGCTGAAGTGGAGGTGTTGGGGAACGTTAGGCACAGGAACATTGTGAGATTGTTAGGATGCTGCTGCAACAGGGACATCACCATGCTGCTCTACGAGTACATGCCCAATGGCAATTTAGATGATCTGTTGCATGGCAAAAACAAGGCTCAGAATTTGGGGGCGGATTGGGTCACGAGATACAAGATCGCCCTTGGCGTGGCGCAGGGAATTTGCTACCTGCACCACGACTGTGATCCGGTGATTGTGCACCGTGATCTTAAGCCAAGTAATATCTTATTGGATAGTGAAATGGAGGCTAGGGTGGCAGATTTCGGGGTGGCCAAGTTGATCCAGAGCGATGAGTCCATGTCTGTCATCGCCGGCTCCTATGGCTACATTGCACCAG AATATGCTTATACCCTACAAGTAGATGAAAAGAGTGATATATACAGCTATGGGGTGGTGCTGATGGAGATCTTAAGCGGGAAAAGATCGGTCGACGCCGAGTTTGGAGACGGGAATAGCATTGTGCATTGGGTTAGGTCGAAGATCAAGATGAAAGACGGGATCAATGACGTTTTGGACAAGAATGCAGGGGCGGGTTGCGAGCCGGTGAGGGAGGAGATGATGCAGATGCTTAGGATTGCTTTGCTCTGCACGAGCCAGAACCCCGCGGACCGGCCGTCGATGAGGGACGTGGTGTTGATGCTGCTCGAGGCCAAACCCAAGAGGAAGTTGCTAGCTAGTGTTGGGCATGGCCACAATGGGAGTGGTTGTGCTGAGTATCATGATATTCCTTTGCCACAAAAGCCAGCAGCGGAATGTTAA